One region of Fusarium oxysporum f. sp. lycopersici 4287 chromosome 14, whole genome shotgun sequence genomic DNA includes:
- a CDS encoding hypothetical protein (At least one base has a quality score < 10), producing MLSASQPHVDVTRGFHSFPSPFPSFSHRHLSSPGFNLNDFKHSASTFIVLFAMGRPGDDDDAEFFAEEFTEVRRMLQGRTVEEFSQLPLVQRKSVFRQHLVQPQRVIIEEGDDGHEMNPAIANGVLLLQQLFMGKDEKGKQMVKEAREVYYGENEFLVRLHWLCEFQCDQYDIDTEPVPIAPLVRRLVVVTNLHDKYDWEDHTEDNPCYPCDGIGDGEGT from the coding sequence ATGTTGTCAGCAAGCCAACCGCACGTCGACGTGACCAGAGGGTTTCATTCTTTTCCTTCCCCTTTTCCCTCCTTCTCTCACAGGCATCTTTCAAGCCCAGGTTTCAACCTGAACGACTTCAAACACTCTGCATCAACCTTCATAGTATTATTCGCAATGGGCAGGCCcggtgatgatgacgatgcagAGTTCTTCGCGGAGGAGTTTACAGAAGTCCGCAGGATGCTTCAGGGCCGGACTGTCGAGGAATTTTCGCAGCTACCTCTGGTGCAACGCAAGTCTGTATTCAGGCAACATCTTGTTCAGCCTCAGCGGGTCATCATCGAGGAAGGCGATGATGGCCATGAGATGAATCCTGCGATTGCCAACGGAGTTCtgctgcttcagcagctaTTCATGGGCAAAGACGAGAAGGGGAAGCAGATGGTGAAGGAGGCTCGTGAGGTGTACTATGGCGAGAACGAGTTCTTGGTGAGACTGCATTGGTTATGCGAGTTTCAATGTGATCAGTACGATATCGACACAGAACCGGTACCCATCGCCCCATTGGTCCGACGTCTTGTTGTCGTGACAAACCTACACGACAAGTACGACTGGGAAGATCATACTGAGGACAATCCGTGCTATCCTTGCGACGGCATCGGCGATGGAGAGGGAACATAG